A genome region from Acipenser ruthenus chromosome 29, fAciRut3.2 maternal haplotype, whole genome shotgun sequence includes the following:
- the LOC117425621 gene encoding copine-8-like isoform X3: MNPYQMNAYAMALKAVGEIIQDYDSDKMFPALGFGAKLPPDGRVSHEFPLNGNTENPYCNGIEGILEAYHQSLKTVQLYGPTNFAPVVNHVARYAAAVQDGSQYFILLIITDGVISDMAQTKEAIVSAAKLPMSIIIVGVGQAEFDAMVELDGDDIRISSRGKLAERDIVQFVPFRDYMDRTGNHVLSMARLAKDVLAEIPEQFISYMKTRGIKPNPSPPPYTPPSHTLHTQI; this comes from the exons ATGAACCCGTACCAGATGAACGCGTATGCCATGGCGCTGAAGGCAGTGGGCGAGATCATCCAAGACTACGACAGCGACAAGATGTTCCCCGCGCTGGGCTTCGGTGCCAAGCTGCCTCCTGATGGAAGAGTCTCACACGAATTCCCTCTG aatggCAATACAGAAAACCCATACTGCAATGGGATAGAGGGAATATTAGAAGCCTACCACCAGAGCCTGAAGACTGTTCAACTCTATGGGCCAACCAACTTTGCACCAGTTGTCAACCATGTGGCGAG GTATGCAGCTGCCgtgcaggatggctcgcagtatTTCATCCTCCTAATTATCACAGATGGGGTCATATCGGATATGGCTCAGACAAAGGAAGCCATTGTGAGC GCCGCTAAACTTCCAATGTCCATCATCATTGTTGGAGTGGGACAAGCTGAATTTGATG CAATGGTGGAATTGGATGGAGATGATATCAGAATCTCTTCCCGAGGGAAGTTGGCTGAGCGCGATATTGTCCAG TTCGTCCCGTTTCGAGATTACATGGACCGCACAGGGAACCACGTGCTCAGCATGGCCCGGCTGGCCAAGGACGTCCTGGCAGAGATCCCAGAGCAGTTCATCTCCTACATGAAGACGCGGGGCATCAAACCCAACCCGTCCCCGCCCCCCTACACGCCTCCCAGCCACACCCTCCACACACAGATCTGA